The Anolis carolinensis isolate JA03-04 chromosome 2, rAnoCar3.1.pri, whole genome shotgun sequence genome has a window encoding:
- the LOC103281211 gene encoding zinc finger and SCAN domain-containing protein 2-like, which produces MASPLPPYPRSHTGEKLHQCMECGKQFDWKSSLTVHERTHTGEKPYKCMECGESFSQSGSLRSHQRTHTGEKPYKCMECGESFSKSGSLQSHQRTHTGEKPYKCIECGESFSRSDSLRSHQRTHTGEKPYKCMECGKSFSHSGSLRSHQRTHTGEKPYKCMECGKSFSRSEHLRSHQRTHTGEKPYKCMECGESFSRSGHLRSHQRTHTGEKPYKCIECGKSCSRSEHLRSHQRTHTGEKPYKCMECGKSFSERSSLRSHQRTHTGEKPYKCIECGKSFSERNSLRSHQRTHTGEKPYKCIECGKSFSRSDKLRSHQRSHLGKKPY; this is translated from the coding sequence atggcaagtcctctgcctccctatcctagatcacacacaggggagaagttacatcaatgtatggaatgtgggaaacaatttgattggaaaagttctcttactgtacatgaacggacccacacaggggagaagccctataaatgcatggaatgtggagaaagcttcagtcagagtggcagtctacgttcccatcaaaggacccatacaggggagaagccctataaatgcatggaatgtggagaaagcttcagtaagAGTGGCAGTCTAcagtcccatcaaaggacccacacaggggaaaagccctataaatgcatagaatgtggagaaagcttcagtcggagtgacagtctacgttcccatcaaaggacccacacaggggagaagccatataaatgcatggaatgtggaaagagcttcagtcacagtggcagtctacgttcccatcaaaggacccacacaggggagaagccatataaatgcatggaatgtggaaagagcttcagtcggagtgaacatctacgttcccatcaaaggacccacacaggggagaagccatataaatgcatggaatgtggagaaagcttcagtcggagtggacatctacgttcccatcaaaggactcacacaggggagaagccatataaatgcatagaatgtggaaagagctgcaGTCGGAGTGaacatctacgttcccatcaaaggactcacacaggggagaagccatataaatgcatggaatgtgggaagagcttcagtgagaggaGCAgtttacgttcccatcaaaggacgcacacaggggagaagccatataaatgcatagaatgtgggaagagcttcagtgagaggaACAgtttacgttcccatcaaaggacgcacacaggggagaagccatataaatgcatagaatgtggaaagagcttcagtcggagtgacaaactacgttcccatcaaaggagccACTTGGGGAAGAAGCCCTATTAA
- the LOC100563367 gene encoding zinc finger protein ZFP2 isoform X2: MANPLPPYPRSHTGEKLHQCMECGKQFDWKSSLTVHERIHTGEKPYKCIECGESFSQSGSLRSHQRTHTGEKPYKCMECGESFSKSGSLHSHQRIHTGEKPYECMECGKSFSERSSLRSHQRTHTGEKPYECIECGESFSQSGHLHSHQRKHTGEKPYKCMECGESFSQSSNLRTHQRKHTGEKPYKCMECGEIFSQSGTLRSHQRKHTGEKPYKCMECGEIFSEKSILRSHQRTHTGEKPYECMECGKSFSQSCNLRTHEKTHTGEKPHKCLECGKSFSQSCNLHTHEKTHTGEKPHKCLECGKSFSQSGNLRSHQRTHTGEKPHKWLECGENFSLSDNEHSHQRTHTGEITLMHGI, from the coding sequence atggcaaaTCCTCTACCTCCGTATCctagatcacacacaggggagaagttacatcagtgtatggaatgtgggaaacaatttgattggaaaagttctcttactgtacatgaacggattcacacaggggagaagccctataaatgcatagaatgtggagaaagcttcagtcagagtggcagtctacgttcccatcaaaggacccatacaggggagaagccctataaatgcatggaatgtggagaaagcttcagtaagagtggcagtctacattcccatcaaaggatccacacaggggagaagccatatgaatgtatggaatgtggaaagagcttcagtgagagaagcagtctacgttcccatcaaaggacccacacaggggagaagccatatgaatgcatagaatgtggagaaagcttcagtcagagtggccatctgcattcccatcaaaggaagcacacaggggagaagccctataaatgcatggaatgtggagaaagcttcagtcagagtagcaatctgcgtacccatcaaaggaagcacacaggggagaagccctataaatgcatggaatgtggagaaatcttcagtcagagtggcactctacgttcccatcaaaggaagcacacaggggagaagccctataaatgcatggaatgtggagaaatctTCAGTGAGAAAAGCattctacgttcccatcaaaggacccacacaggggagaagccatatgaatgcatggaatgtgggaaaagcttcagtcagagttgcAATCTGCGTACCCAtgaaaagacccacacaggggagaagccacataaatgcttggaatgtgggaaaagcttcagtcagagttgcAATCTGCATACCCAtgaaaagacccacacaggggagaagccacataaatgcttggaatgtggaaagagcttcagtcagagtggcaatctacgttcccatcaaaggacccacacaggggagaagccacataaatggttggaatgtggagaaaacttcagtctCAGTGATAATGAACATtcccatcaaagaacccacacgGGAGAAATCACCTTAATGCATGGAATATGA